A genome region from bacterium includes the following:
- a CDS encoding DUF1992 domain-containing protein produces MNAFEHLAEQKILAAIANGEFDNLPGQGRPLNWEDDSAIPASLRLSFKILKNANILPEEMQLKQDLAALQEQLAGASEAESQWLRRQIRDLETRFHLLMERHRRYLRNPASRHE; encoded by the coding sequence ATGAACGCCTTCGAGCACCTCGCCGAACAGAAGATTCTCGCAGCGATTGCCAACGGTGAATTCGACAATCTGCCTGGCCAGGGCCGGCCGCTCAATTGGGAAGACGATTCCGCCATTCCCGCCAGCCTGCGGCTGAGCTTCAAAATCTTGAAGAATGCCAATATCTTGCCGGAGGAAATGCAGCTCAAGCAAGACCTTGCCGCATTGCAGGAACAGTTGGCAGGCGCGTCGGAAGCAGAGTCGCAATGGCTGCGCCGCCAGATTCGTGATTTGGAAACGCGCTTCCATCTCCTGATGGAGCGCCATCGCCGCTACCTCCGCAATCCCGCCTCCCGGCATGAATGA
- a CDS encoding NAD(P)-binding domain-containing protein translates to MNDSRVCIIGAGASGIAAAKVLHDQGIPFDCFEKGSMVGGNWRYLNDNGQSSAYASLHINTSKTRMAFSDFPMPQHYPDYPHHAQIAKYFDDYVDHFGFRDKITFRTEVVQAAPAADGSWEVTLAGGKNCRSRAVLVANGHHWDPKWAHFPGRFDGLQMHSHDYKTPDLFAGKNVLVIGMGNSGVDIACESSRVAAQTFLSTRRSAQVIPKYILGRPVDQFTTPFTSMLPLAVQSLSMRLLLWVAHGSQRRLGLPEPAHKLHQAHPTISSDLLTLIGHGGIKIKPNVKMLAGDTVVFEDGSRERIDCIVYATGYNVSFPFFKQEVLSVRDNELPLYRRVVSVQHPHLYFIGFLQPLGAIMPLAELQAQWVARLLTGECRLPNAAVMQREIIREREHLRRRYVTSARHTMQVDFFPYVRQIKRELRRKGGRKKAAIGENAGKKEVGGR, encoded by the coding sequence ATGAATGATTCCCGCGTGTGCATCATCGGCGCCGGAGCCTCCGGCATTGCCGCGGCAAAAGTGCTGCATGATCAGGGCATTCCCTTCGATTGTTTCGAGAAAGGTTCGATGGTCGGCGGCAACTGGCGCTATTTGAATGACAACGGCCAGTCCTCGGCGTATGCCTCGCTGCACATCAACACCTCGAAAACGCGCATGGCATTTTCTGATTTTCCCATGCCGCAACACTATCCGGACTATCCCCACCACGCACAGATTGCCAAGTATTTCGATGACTACGTCGATCATTTCGGTTTTCGCGACAAGATCACTTTTCGCACCGAGGTGGTGCAAGCTGCGCCGGCGGCCGACGGAAGTTGGGAAGTCACGCTCGCCGGCGGCAAGAACTGCCGTTCTCGTGCCGTGCTGGTGGCAAATGGCCATCACTGGGATCCGAAGTGGGCGCATTTCCCCGGTCGCTTCGACGGTCTGCAAATGCACTCGCATGATTACAAGACCCCCGATTTGTTTGCCGGGAAAAACGTCCTGGTAATCGGGATGGGAAATTCCGGCGTCGATATTGCCTGTGAAAGCAGCCGGGTGGCGGCACAGACGTTCCTCTCCACCCGGCGCAGCGCGCAGGTGATTCCCAAATACATTCTGGGCAGGCCGGTCGACCAATTCACCACGCCCTTCACCAGCATGCTGCCGCTGGCGGTGCAGTCGCTGAGCATGCGTTTGCTGCTTTGGGTGGCGCACGGTTCGCAGCGGCGGCTGGGCTTGCCGGAGCCGGCGCATAAGCTTCATCAGGCGCATCCCACCATTTCATCCGATTTGCTGACGTTGATCGGCCATGGGGGGATCAAGATCAAACCGAATGTCAAAATGCTCGCCGGCGACACCGTGGTGTTTGAAGACGGCAGCCGCGAGCGGATCGACTGCATCGTTTACGCCACCGGCTACAATGTTTCCTTCCCGTTTTTCAAGCAGGAAGTTTTGTCGGTGCGGGACAATGAACTGCCGCTCTACCGCCGGGTCGTGTCCGTGCAGCATCCGCATCTTTATTTCATCGGTTTCTTGCAGCCGCTGGGCGCCATCATGCCGCTGGCCGAGCTGCAGGCGCAGTGGGTCGCCCGCTTGCTCACCGGAGAATGCAGACTGCCCAACGCCGCGGTGATGCAACGGGAAATCATTCGCGAACGCGAGCACTTGCGCCGGCGTTACGTCACCTCAGCCCGGCACACCATGCAGGTGGATTTCTTCCCCTATGTTCGGCAAATCAAGCGAGAGCTACGACGCAAAGGAGGGAGGAAGAAGGCGGCAATCGGAGAAAACGCGGGGAAAAAGGAGGTTGGCGGGCGTTGA
- a CDS encoding alpha/beta fold hydrolase yields the protein MPNASRKYFLSTSKAIGLGYLVLLLLSHGARLFAPAETPARPEQKLMTLRAVARDQVLPQQVKLAYEDLQPVQSANPPVVLLLHGSPVASITFAGFAPLLGRNCRVLVPDLPGFGHSTLRLPDYSIRSHAEYVLQMLDILGIARVHVVAYSMGGGVALHLAGRAPERVQSLTMVSSIGVQELELLGDYHLNHAVHGLQLGLLWLLQEGVPHFGYLDDAFLNVSYARNFFDSDQRPLRGLLSQYQGPMLIVHGRNDPLVPLAAAREHHRIVPQSELQILSGGHELIFRKPELLAAVIDQFIQRVEQGGGLTRVQAAPERLTLARQSFDAAQIPPPQGLGLVALVLLLALATFVSEDLTCISAGLLVARGTLGYFSATLGCFAGIVCGDFLLFLAGKLLGRHALSRPPLQWFVKASAIARGRQWFEREGARVILLSRFLPGSRLPTYVAAGSLNLSFWKFAGYFLLAAALWTPALVGLAALLGGKVMTWLALYEKYSWRILMALAMGLWLLARLVIPLFSFRGRRLLLSKWRRLTRWEFWPLWAFYPPVVAYCLYLACKYRSLTVFTAANPAIFAGGVIGESKSAILAGLANADGYVARYRLISGTAPVEQRIQGVRAFLHELDLTFPIVLKPDVGQRGAGVAVIRSEEEVRDYLRQAAGDTIVQEYVAGHEFGVFYYRYPDQVQGEVFAITDKRFLTLQGDGRRTLEELILSDNRAVCMAPFHLEKHQQGLFEIPAAGEQVALVELGTHCRGAVFYDGSRVKTPQLERVIDRISRSFAGFYFGRYDIRTPSLADFKAGENFKVIELNGVTSEATSIYDPSNSLWRAYRVLLQQWRIAFEIGAQNRARGVKPASLRELLRLLSGAKPQN from the coding sequence ATGCCAAACGCATCACGCAAATACTTTCTCTCCACTTCGAAAGCAATCGGACTCGGCTATCTTGTTTTGCTGTTGCTCTCGCACGGCGCGCGCCTGTTTGCGCCGGCGGAGACACCGGCGCGACCGGAACAGAAGCTCATGACGCTGCGCGCGGTCGCGCGGGATCAGGTGCTGCCGCAACAAGTGAAGCTGGCCTACGAAGACCTGCAGCCGGTTCAGTCAGCGAATCCTCCTGTCGTCCTGCTGCTGCACGGCAGTCCAGTGGCCTCGATCACGTTTGCCGGCTTCGCGCCGCTGCTGGGCCGCAATTGTCGCGTGCTGGTTCCGGATTTGCCCGGCTTCGGCCATTCGACGCTCCGCCTGCCCGACTATTCGATTCGCAGCCACGCCGAGTATGTCCTGCAAATGCTGGACATACTCGGCATTGCCCGCGTTCATGTCGTTGCCTACAGCATGGGTGGCGGCGTGGCTCTGCATCTTGCCGGCCGCGCGCCGGAGCGCGTGCAGTCTTTGACCATGGTGTCCAGCATCGGAGTGCAGGAGCTGGAGTTGCTCGGCGACTATCATCTCAATCACGCGGTGCACGGGCTGCAGCTCGGACTTTTGTGGTTGCTGCAGGAAGGCGTACCGCATTTCGGCTACCTCGATGACGCTTTCTTGAACGTATCGTATGCCCGCAATTTCTTCGACTCGGATCAGCGGCCGCTGCGCGGCCTGCTCTCCCAGTATCAAGGCCCGATGCTGATCGTACACGGTCGCAATGATCCGCTCGTGCCGCTGGCAGCGGCGCGCGAGCATCATCGCATTGTGCCGCAAAGTGAATTGCAGATACTGAGCGGCGGGCATGAGTTGATCTTCCGCAAGCCGGAGTTGCTCGCCGCTGTAATCGACCAGTTCATTCAGCGCGTCGAGCAGGGAGGAGGCCTCACTCGGGTACAGGCGGCGCCCGAGCGTTTGACGCTCGCGCGACAGTCATTCGACGCCGCGCAAATTCCACCGCCGCAGGGCCTCGGCCTGGTGGCGCTGGTGCTCTTGCTGGCGCTGGCAACGTTTGTCAGCGAAGATTTGACCTGCATCAGCGCGGGGCTGCTGGTGGCGCGCGGCACATTGGGATACTTTTCAGCCACGCTGGGATGTTTTGCCGGCATTGTGTGCGGCGATTTCCTGTTGTTTCTTGCCGGCAAATTGCTGGGCCGGCATGCGCTGTCGCGGCCACCGCTGCAATGGTTCGTCAAGGCCAGCGCCATTGCTCGCGGCCGCCAGTGGTTCGAGCGGGAAGGCGCACGCGTGATCCTGCTGAGCCGTTTCCTGCCCGGCAGCCGGCTGCCGACGTATGTGGCCGCCGGTTCGCTCAATCTGAGCTTCTGGAAATTCGCCGGCTATTTCCTCCTGGCCGCGGCATTGTGGACGCCGGCGCTGGTTGGGCTTGCAGCCCTGCTCGGCGGCAAGGTGATGACCTGGCTCGCGCTCTATGAAAAATACTCCTGGCGTATTTTGATGGCACTGGCAATGGGGCTGTGGCTGTTGGCGCGGTTGGTGATTCCGTTGTTCAGCTTTCGCGGCCGGCGGCTGTTGTTGTCCAAGTGGCGCCGGCTGACGCGGTGGGAATTCTGGCCGCTGTGGGCATTTTATCCGCCGGTGGTGGCTTACTGTCTGTACTTGGCCTGCAAGTATCGGTCGCTCACCGTATTCACCGCCGCCAATCCTGCGATTTTCGCGGGCGGCGTCATCGGTGAATCCAAGTCTGCCATCCTCGCCGGACTGGCAAACGCGGATGGTTACGTGGCGCGCTACCGCTTGATTTCCGGCACGGCGCCGGTGGAACAACGCATACAAGGCGTGCGCGCTTTCCTGCACGAGCTTGATCTCACCTTTCCCATCGTGCTCAAACCCGATGTCGGCCAACGCGGCGCCGGCGTGGCGGTGATCCGATCGGAAGAAGAAGTTCGTGATTACTTGCGTCAGGCTGCCGGAGATACCATCGTGCAGGAATACGTTGCGGGGCACGAGTTTGGCGTGTTCTACTATCGTTATCCCGACCAAGTGCAAGGCGAGGTTTTCGCCATCACCGACAAGCGATTCTTGACGCTGCAGGGTGACGGCCGGCGCACGCTGGAAGAACTGATCCTCAGTGACAATCGTGCGGTGTGCATGGCGCCTTTTCATTTGGAGAAACACCAGCAAGGCCTGTTTGAAATCCCGGCAGCAGGAGAGCAGGTGGCGTTGGTCGAATTGGGCACGCATTGCCGCGGTGCCGTTTTCTATGATGGCAGTCGGGTCAAAACGCCGCAGCTCGAACGGGTCATTGATCGCATCAGTCGCAGCTTTGCCGGCTTCTATTTCGGCCGCTACGACATTCGCACGCCCTCGCTCGCGGATTTCAAAGCGGGCGAGAATTTCAAAGTGATCGAGTTGAACGGCGTGACCTCGGAGGCGACGAGCATTTATGATCCCTCCAACAGTCTCTGGCGGGCCTACCGCGTTTTGTTGCAGCAATGGCGCATCGCCTTTGAAATCGGCGCACAAAACCGCGCCCGCGGCGTGAAGCCGGCAAGTCTGCGCGAGCTGTTGCGGCTGTTGAGCGGTGCCAAGCCGCAGAATTGA
- a CDS encoding metallophosphoesterase, translating to MPKLLAVLALIAAGMIGLLWNSSAEIRVQRLRIQHPAFVEVLSGRKIVQLSDLHFNQHSSKTVQHVLSQLHEIQPDMILLTGDYVRWYGGREDYQRALSFLGQLRAPLGVYAVMGDADYSFSRASCQFCHRVGSADPPDLHQVVFLRDRFVDLEIAGRQLRLAGLDCWPPLEPDLALVDSLVAADHPTLLLSHTSLAYARVPAPAPTLVLSGDTHGGQILLPGLVWRLTMRKPDPDHLYGFFQEENKMLYVTSGIGTTDLPFRLGVAPEIVVFEFGAAE from the coding sequence ATGCCGAAGCTGCTAGCCGTTCTCGCGCTCATTGCCGCGGGAATGATTGGCCTGCTGTGGAATTCTTCCGCTGAGATTCGCGTACAGCGCCTCCGTATTCAGCACCCTGCCTTTGTTGAAGTTTTATCCGGCCGGAAAATCGTCCAGCTCAGTGATTTGCATTTCAACCAGCACAGCAGCAAAACCGTGCAACATGTTCTATCCCAGCTCCATGAGATTCAGCCGGACATGATTCTCCTGACCGGTGACTACGTGAGGTGGTACGGTGGCCGTGAGGATTATCAACGCGCGCTCTCGTTTCTCGGGCAATTGCGGGCGCCGCTCGGCGTGTACGCGGTGATGGGCGATGCCGATTACTCCTTCTCCCGCGCAAGCTGCCAGTTTTGCCATCGCGTAGGCTCTGCCGATCCGCCGGATCTGCACCAGGTCGTTTTTTTGCGTGATCGGTTTGTCGATCTCGAGATCGCCGGCCGGCAATTGCGTCTGGCGGGATTGGATTGCTGGCCGCCGCTGGAACCGGATCTCGCATTGGTTGATTCCCTGGTCGCCGCGGATCATCCCACCCTCTTGTTGTCACACACTTCGCTGGCTTATGCCCGCGTGCCTGCGCCGGCGCCAACACTGGTGTTGAGCGGCGACACCCACGGCGGACAGATTCTCCTGCCCGGCTTGGTTTGGCGTTTGACGATGCGTAAGCCCGATCCGGATCATCTTTACGGTTTTTTTCAAGAGGAGAACAAAATGCTGTACGTCACCAGCGGCATTGGCACAACTGATCTGCCCTTTCGCTTGGGCGTGGCGCCGGAAATTGTAGTCTTCGAATTTGGAGCAGCAGAGTAA
- a CDS encoding glycoside hydrolase family 31 protein yields MRLRFVLALLAGMLLLGEKAMSQYRFLGNLTGIDFQKDGALLRCGDDLVRLTLLAPDLARITLAPEGRWHSGPDYAIARAEWPGATFTVAENATHVMLKTTALEIRILRSPCRLAFYDAGGNLLNQDEEAFGLGWEGKEVAVFKSLLAGERFYGLGEKTGGLDRRGSEWQMWNSDIPAYSDRTDPLYQSHPFFIGMRAGRGYGIFFNNTHRSFFNMGAGNHRVYSFRAEGGALDYFFFAGNTMKDIIRRYSELVGRMPLPPKWALGYQQCRWSYFPESEVRQLARTFREKKIPADVIYLDIHHMDGYRCFTFDAQRFPDPARLLADLRQQGFRVVTISDPGIKVDPGYAVYESGLQGDHFIKFPDGQPYIGDVWPGPSHFTNYTKPASRAWWGDLHKDFLDKGIAGFWNDMNEPAVWGREAPLLVEFDENGRKVSIKKIHNVFGHLMAQATYEGLLRLRPQERPFILTRAGFAGTQRWAASWTGDNVASFEHLEVAIRMCQSMSLSSIPFVGADVGGFAETPTTELFVRWMQVGAFTPFFRTHTHINSPDQEPWSFGEWAEEVNRKYIELRYRLLPYTYTAFHQAAVEGVPIMRPLFLEFPEEAETYQGHNHTTYLWGNDMLVAPVTRAGERIRKVYLPAGTWYDFWENKTYAGGNYIYVDAPVEKLPLFVRAGAVLPMGEVLQYVEEKPLTQIDLHVYPGAERTSVLYEDDGRSFEYADGMMSLTSFKVTTKAKNVTFSLAGRQGKYAPPARDYRIILHGQSNAPKLASLDAGKVAAADLSFEAGAGTVTVRLRDDGKAHTLRFDF; encoded by the coding sequence ATGAGACTCCGTTTCGTATTGGCACTGTTGGCAGGTATGTTGCTGTTGGGAGAAAAAGCGATGAGCCAGTACCGTTTCCTGGGCAATCTCACCGGAATCGATTTTCAAAAGGATGGTGCGTTGCTGCGCTGCGGCGATGATCTCGTGCGCCTCACGCTGCTCGCGCCGGACTTGGCACGCATCACCCTGGCGCCGGAAGGCCGCTGGCACAGCGGGCCGGATTATGCCATCGCCCGGGCCGAGTGGCCGGGCGCAACGTTCACGGTGGCGGAGAATGCCACGCACGTCATGCTCAAAACCACGGCGCTCGAGATTCGCATCCTTCGGTCGCCGTGCCGCCTGGCGTTTTATGACGCCGGCGGCAATCTGCTGAATCAAGATGAGGAGGCGTTTGGCCTGGGGTGGGAGGGCAAGGAAGTCGCGGTGTTCAAATCCCTGCTCGCGGGCGAACGTTTCTACGGCCTGGGCGAAAAAACCGGCGGCCTCGACCGGCGCGGCAGTGAGTGGCAGATGTGGAATTCGGACATTCCCGCCTACAGTGATCGCACCGATCCGCTGTATCAATCACATCCATTTTTCATCGGCATGCGCGCCGGCCGCGGCTATGGCATTTTCTTCAACAACACCCATCGCAGCTTTTTCAACATGGGCGCGGGCAACCATCGCGTCTATTCGTTTCGTGCAGAAGGCGGCGCGCTGGACTATTTCTTTTTCGCCGGCAACACGATGAAGGATATCATCCGCCGCTATTCCGAGCTGGTGGGCCGCATGCCGCTGCCGCCGAAGTGGGCGTTGGGCTATCAACAGTGCCGCTGGAGCTATTTTCCCGAAAGTGAAGTGCGGCAATTGGCCCGCACCTTTCGCGAGAAGAAGATCCCGGCGGATGTGATCTATCTCGACATCCATCACATGGACGGCTATCGCTGCTTTACTTTCGATGCCCAGCGCTTTCCCGATCCCGCCAGGCTGCTGGCCGATTTGCGGCAGCAGGGATTCAGAGTCGTCACCATCAGCGATCCCGGCATCAAAGTCGACCCCGGCTATGCTGTCTATGAAAGCGGTTTGCAGGGCGATCACTTCATCAAGTTCCCCGACGGCCAGCCTTACATCGGCGACGTGTGGCCCGGCCCGAGCCATTTCACCAACTACACCAAACCCGCGTCGCGCGCGTGGTGGGGTGATCTCCACAAAGATTTTCTCGACAAAGGCATCGCCGGTTTTTGGAATGACATGAACGAACCGGCCGTGTGGGGCCGCGAGGCACCCTTGCTGGTGGAATTCGACGAGAACGGCCGCAAAGTCTCGATCAAGAAAATTCACAATGTCTTCGGCCATCTCATGGCGCAAGCGACTTATGAGGGTTTGCTCCGCTTGCGGCCGCAGGAACGGCCTTTCATTCTGACCCGCGCGGGCTTTGCCGGCACGCAGCGTTGGGCCGCAAGCTGGACCGGCGACAATGTTGCTTCCTTCGAACATCTGGAAGTCGCCATTCGCATGTGCCAGTCCATGAGCTTGAGCAGCATTCCGTTTGTCGGCGCGGACGTCGGCGGCTTCGCGGAAACGCCGACGACTGAGCTGTTCGTGCGCTGGATGCAAGTGGGCGCGTTCACGCCTTTCTTCCGCACGCACACCCACATCAATTCACCGGATCAAGAGCCGTGGAGTTTTGGAGAATGGGCGGAGGAAGTGAATCGAAAGTATATCGAACTGCGCTACCGCCTGCTGCCCTACACCTACACGGCATTTCATCAGGCCGCGGTGGAAGGCGTGCCCATCATGCGGCCGTTGTTTCTCGAATTTCCGGAGGAGGCGGAAACCTATCAAGGTCACAATCACACGACTTATCTGTGGGGCAATGACATGCTGGTGGCGCCGGTGACCCGTGCGGGCGAACGCATTCGCAAAGTCTATCTGCCGGCGGGTACGTGGTATGATTTCTGGGAGAACAAAACCTACGCGGGCGGGAACTACATTTACGTAGATGCGCCGGTGGAAAAACTGCCCCTGTTTGTGCGTGCCGGCGCCGTGCTTCCGATGGGCGAAGTGCTGCAGTATGTCGAAGAAAAGCCGCTGACGCAAATCGATCTGCACGTTTATCCCGGCGCGGAGAGGACTTCAGTGCTTTACGAGGATGATGGCCGTTCCTTTGAATATGCCGATGGCATGATGAGCCTGACTTCCTTCAAAGTCACGACCAAGGCGAAGAACGTGACGTTCAGCCTCGCGGGCCGCCAGGGCAAGTATGCGCCGCCGGCACGCGATTACCGCATCATTCTGCACGGCCAAAGCAACGCGCCGAAGCTCGCGAGCCTCGATGCCGGGAAAGTCGCAGCCGCTGACCTCAGCTTCGAGGCCGGCGCCGGCACGGTCACGGTTCGCCTGCGCGACGACGGCAAAGCGCACACGCTCAGGTTTGATTTCTGA
- a CDS encoding MBL fold metallo-hydrolase, which produces MSNYIKFLGTAGARFVMIEQLRSSAGTILSLDGRTILLDPGPGTLSRCAASRPKIDGRTLDAILLSHRHVDHSTDINVMMEAMSDGGRQKRGFLFAPEDCLEGDDPVVLRYVRHYIAGIERLQPFTSYDLDGLRFQTRGPHRHGAETYGFVFDSRVGRIAFLIDTEFFPDLLEWYAGARVLVLNVVLLKQREENLIQHLCLADARRLIAALKPETAILTHFGMSMVRAKPWVLAEQLAQETGVAVIAAGDGMHYALDAG; this is translated from the coding sequence ATGTCGAACTACATCAAATTCCTCGGGACTGCCGGCGCCCGCTTCGTGATGATCGAGCAATTGCGTTCTTCCGCCGGCACCATTTTGAGCCTGGACGGCCGCACGATTCTGCTGGATCCCGGACCAGGCACACTCAGCCGTTGCGCCGCCAGCCGGCCCAAAATCGACGGCCGAACGCTCGACGCCATTCTGCTGAGCCACCGCCACGTCGACCATTCCACTGACATCAATGTCATGATGGAAGCCATGTCCGACGGTGGCCGCCAAAAACGCGGGTTTCTCTTCGCGCCCGAGGATTGCCTGGAGGGCGACGACCCCGTGGTGTTGCGCTATGTGCGCCATTACATCGCCGGCATCGAGCGGCTGCAACCCTTCACCAGCTACGATCTCGATGGCCTGCGCTTTCAAACTCGCGGCCCGCATCGCCACGGCGCCGAGACGTATGGCTTCGTTTTCGACAGCCGCGTGGGCCGGATTGCGTTCTTGATCGACACCGAATTCTTCCCCGACTTGCTTGAATGGTATGCCGGCGCGCGGGTGCTGGTGCTGAACGTTGTGCTGCTCAAACAGCGTGAAGAAAACCTGATTCAGCATCTTTGCCTGGCAGACGCCCGGCGTTTGATCGCAGCCCTCAAACCGGAAACCGCGATTCTGACTCACTTCGGCATGTCGATGGTGCGCGCCAAGCCCTGGGTACTGGCCGAACAACTCGCGCAAGAAACCGGCGTGGCCGTGATCGCGGCGGGCGACGGCATGCATTACGCGTTGGATGCAGGGTAA
- a CDS encoding MFS transporter: protein MPLFKNKQELGWCLYDWGNSAFATTVMAGFFPVFFKEYWSQGVAATASTAKLGLANSAAGLIVALLAPVLGAVADRGSRKKKFLVFFAFLGALSTLALFFVARGNWPLAVFIYVLGTIGFSGGNIFYDSLLPSIVDEKKIDFVSALGYAMGYLGGGLLFAINVWMTLSPSTFGLADAGEAVRISFISAGVWWGVFTLPIIFFVPEAQPATARSLRQAVWEGGRQLAHTFRKIRHLKTIGIFLAAYWLYIDGVDTIIRMAVDYGLSIGFESKDLIVALMITQFVGFPSAIVYGKLGERLGAKRAIYLAIVVYLLVVVWAVQMNAKQEFYALAIVIGLVQGGIQALSRSLYSRLIPHDQTAEFYGFYNLLGKFAVIFGPILIGVTGLISDSPRLGIASIAVLFLLGGLLLYFVDEKRGAAEVKHLRLSSAPPA, encoded by the coding sequence ATGCCGCTCTTCAAGAACAAACAGGAACTGGGGTGGTGTTTGTATGACTGGGGCAATTCCGCCTTTGCCACCACCGTGATGGCGGGCTTCTTTCCCGTCTTTTTCAAAGAGTATTGGAGTCAGGGCGTGGCGGCGACGGCAAGCACGGCCAAGCTGGGCTTGGCCAATTCCGCTGCCGGCTTGATCGTGGCGCTGCTCGCTCCGGTGCTCGGCGCGGTTGCTGATCGCGGCAGCCGCAAGAAGAAATTTCTGGTCTTCTTTGCCTTCCTGGGCGCACTGTCGACCCTCGCGCTGTTTTTCGTCGCCCGCGGCAACTGGCCGCTGGCAGTGTTCATCTACGTCCTGGGTACCATTGGATTCTCCGGCGGCAACATTTTCTACGACTCGCTGCTGCCTTCCATCGTCGATGAAAAAAAGATCGACTTCGTCTCGGCGCTGGGTTATGCCATGGGCTACCTCGGCGGCGGCTTGCTCTTCGCCATCAACGTGTGGATGACGCTCAGTCCCTCGACCTTCGGCCTGGCTGATGCCGGCGAAGCCGTGCGGATTTCGTTCATCAGCGCGGGCGTGTGGTGGGGCGTATTCACCTTGCCGATCATCTTCTTCGTCCCGGAGGCACAGCCCGCCACGGCGCGCAGCCTGCGGCAAGCCGTGTGGGAGGGCGGCCGCCAATTGGCGCACACGTTTCGCAAAATCCGCCATCTCAAAACCATCGGCATCTTTCTGGCGGCCTACTGGCTCTACATCGACGGCGTCGACACCATCATCCGCATGGCGGTGGATTACGGCTTGTCCATCGGCTTCGAATCCAAAGACCTGATCGTCGCGCTAATGATCACGCAATTCGTCGGCTTTCCCAGCGCCATTGTGTACGGCAAGCTCGGGGAACGCCTCGGCGCCAAGCGCGCGATCTACCTCGCGATCGTCGTCTACCTGCTTGTCGTCGTCTGGGCGGTGCAGATGAATGCCAAGCAGGAATTCTACGCCCTTGCCATTGTGATCGGGCTGGTGCAAGGCGGCATTCAAGCGCTGAGCCGCTCGCTCTATTCGCGATTGATCCCGCATGATCAGACCGCGGAATTCTACGGCTTCTACAATCTGCTCGGCAAATTCGCCGTGATTTTCGGCCCGATTCTGATTGGCGTGACCGGACTGATCTCCGACAGCCCGCGCCTGGGGATCGCCTCGATCGCCGTGCTGTTTTTGCTCGGCGGGCTGTTGCTTTATTTTGTGGATGAAAAACGGGGCGCCGCAGAAGTGAAACACCTGCGCCTGTCCAGCGCGCCGCCGGCCTAG